In a genomic window of Virgibacillus sp. SK37:
- the rpsF gene encoding 30S ribosomal protein S6 translates to MRKYEIMYIIRPDMEEEAQTALIERFNGILTDNGAEIEKVDEKGKKRLAYEINDYRDGYYVIINFSSDEKAINEFDRLAKFSDDIIRHIAVREDDQ, encoded by the coding sequence ATGAGAAAATACGAAATCATGTACATCATCCGCCCAGACATGGAAGAGGAAGCTCAAACAGCTTTGATTGAGCGTTTCAATGGCATTTTAACTGATAATGGGGCGGAGATTGAAAAAGTTGATGAAAAAGGCAAGAAGCGTCTTGCTTATGAAATCAATGATTACCGTGATGGATATTATGTTATCATTAACTTCAGCAGTGATGAAAAAGCAATCAATGAATTTGATCGTTTAGCTAAGTTCTCTGATGATATTATTCGTCATATTGCAGTTCGAGAAGATGATCAATAA
- a CDS encoding DUF951 domain-containing protein → MAETDFGLNDVVQMKKPHPCGENKWKIIRMGMDIRIKCLGCDHSVMIPRREFTKKLKKVIEKAEEE, encoded by the coding sequence ATGGCAGAAACTGATTTTGGACTAAATGATGTTGTACAGATGAAAAAACCTCATCCATGTGGAGAAAATAAATGGAAAATCATCCGAATGGGGATGGATATCCGAATTAAATGTTTAGGCTGTGACCATAGTGTTATGATTCCGCGAAGAGAGTTCACGAAAAAACTTAAAAAGGTTATCGAAAAGGCGGAAGAGGAGTAA
- a CDS encoding DHH family phosphoesterase: MQDLKKKPTFRSHLWVIYLLSILLLVGIWYFQWILGLIMTLLLAASFYYSIRSEIILQNEAEKYITTLSHRIKKVGEEALLEMPFGIVLYNEDYKVEWTNPYMNQFAEDDTLVGKSLHSLGDELIPMIKEDKEEIWFELEGYKFQTTVKKEERLLYLFDRTSQVELQTLYYNDQTVLAIIFLDNYEEITQNMDDTTKSQLNSQVTSVLNEWSKSYGLYLKRTSQERFLAVGTKEILKKLEKVKFDILDEVRELNGEQNNPVTLSIGVGAGNVELPVLGQLAQSSLDLALGRGGDQVAIKDETGKVRFYGGKTNPMEKRTRVRARVISHALKELVKVSDNVIIMGHKSPDMDSLGAAIGILNIAKANGVEGHIVFDPDDVDTGVYRLVEAIKEDEDVWQYFIDPDHAEAITGNRSLVVIVDTHKPSMVAHEPLLHLSEYKVVIDHHRRAEEFIENPTLVYMEPYASSASELITELLEYQPKALKLKMLEATALLAGIIVDTKSFTLRTGSRTFDAASYLRSKGADTVLVQQFMKEDLDIYVKRSKLVERSEVYRGHIAISKAEEGQAYGPVLIAQAADTLLTMSGIDASFVISERKDDRIGISARSLGNVNVQVIMEKMNGGGHLTNAATQIEDTTIEDAANLLKDILDEYYEGRETE; encoded by the coding sequence ATGCAAGACCTAAAAAAGAAGCCAACATTTCGGAGCCATTTATGGGTGATTTATTTATTATCCATTCTCCTGTTAGTTGGGATTTGGTATTTTCAATGGATTCTTGGCTTGATTATGACCCTGTTGCTTGCTGCTTCTTTCTACTACAGTATAAGGTCAGAGATTATTTTACAAAATGAAGCAGAAAAATATATAACTACTTTATCTCATCGGATAAAAAAAGTCGGGGAAGAGGCATTGCTGGAAATGCCTTTTGGTATCGTGCTTTATAATGAGGATTATAAGGTGGAATGGACCAATCCATATATGAATCAATTTGCCGAGGACGATACATTAGTTGGTAAGTCCTTACATTCACTTGGCGATGAATTGATTCCGATGATTAAAGAGGACAAAGAAGAGATATGGTTCGAGCTGGAGGGCTATAAATTCCAGACAACCGTAAAAAAAGAAGAGCGTTTGCTATATCTTTTTGATCGCACCTCCCAAGTAGAGCTGCAAACATTGTACTATAATGATCAAACAGTGCTTGCGATTATCTTCTTGGATAATTACGAGGAAATCACTCAAAACATGGATGATACGACGAAGAGTCAGTTGAACTCGCAAGTAACCTCGGTTCTAAATGAGTGGTCGAAAAGTTATGGTCTTTACTTGAAGAGAACGTCCCAGGAGAGATTTCTTGCGGTTGGCACAAAGGAAATTTTAAAGAAACTGGAAAAAGTTAAATTCGATATATTAGATGAAGTACGTGAATTAAACGGTGAGCAAAACAATCCTGTGACATTAAGTATTGGAGTGGGTGCAGGCAATGTGGAGCTCCCTGTACTTGGGCAATTAGCTCAATCAAGCTTAGACTTAGCACTTGGCCGTGGTGGTGACCAGGTTGCCATCAAAGATGAAACTGGGAAAGTCCGATTTTACGGGGGTAAAACCAACCCGATGGAAAAACGGACCAGAGTTCGTGCCCGTGTTATCTCCCATGCCCTGAAGGAATTGGTAAAGGTTAGTGATAATGTCATTATTATGGGTCATAAATCACCGGATATGGATTCCTTAGGTGCAGCAATTGGGATTTTAAATATCGCCAAAGCGAATGGTGTAGAGGGCCATATTGTGTTTGATCCGGATGATGTTGATACAGGTGTGTACCGATTAGTAGAAGCAATTAAGGAAGATGAGGATGTCTGGCAATATTTTATTGATCCAGATCATGCAGAGGCAATTACAGGCAACAGAAGCTTGGTAGTCATCGTGGATACACATAAACCTAGCATGGTTGCACATGAGCCATTACTTCACTTATCGGAGTATAAAGTTGTCATTGACCATCACCGCAGGGCCGAAGAATTTATTGAAAATCCTACCCTTGTGTATATGGAGCCATATGCGTCCTCTGCTTCGGAATTGATTACAGAGCTGTTGGAATACCAGCCAAAAGCATTGAAGTTAAAAATGCTTGAAGCAACGGCTTTATTGGCTGGAATTATTGTCGATACGAAAAGCTTTACATTGCGTACAGGTTCGAGAACCTTTGATGCAGCAAGTTATTTGCGGTCTAAGGGTGCGGACACCGTATTAGTCCAGCAATTTATGAAGGAAGATCTTGATATTTACGTAAAGCGTAGTAAATTAGTGGAGCGCTCGGAAGTGTACCGTGGACATATAGCTATTTCCAAGGCGGAAGAAGGCCAAGCTTATGGACCTGTATTAATAGCACAAGCTGCAGATACCTTGCTTACCATGAGTGGAATTGATGCTTCTTTCGTTATTTCAGAAAGAAAAGATGATAGAATAGGAATAAGCGCACGGTCCTTAGGTAATGTGAATGTGCAGGTTATTATGGAAAAAATGAATGGTGGCGGGCATTTGACGAATGCAGCTACTCAAATAGAAGATACAACCATTGAAGACGCAGCAAATTTATTAAAAGATATACTGGATGAGTATTACGAGGGGAGAGAAACGGAATGA
- the rpsR gene encoding 30S ribosomal protein S18, translating into MAARRGRAKRRKVCYFTANGITHIDYKDVDLLRRFISERGKILPRRVTGTSAKYQRKLTRAIKRARTMALLPFVAE; encoded by the coding sequence ATGGCAGCTCGTCGCGGACGTGCAAAGCGTCGTAAAGTGTGTTATTTCACTGCAAACGGTATTACCCACATCGATTATAAAGATGTTGACTTGCTAAGACGTTTCATTTCTGAGCGTGGAAAAATTCTTCCTCGTCGTGTAACTGGAACTTCTGCAAAATACCAACGTAAACTTACAAGAGCAATCAAACGTGCTCGTACAATGGCATTATTGCCTTTCGTAGCAGAGTAA
- a CDS encoding DUF1189 family protein, producing MIFLQTFLHSIKLPSKKATFWLNRIGMDIAVIYMFLLLFIVSVPSLVDRVTSAEGISAELNIFFLFIYFFIFYYLPMTVLVFIMISVIAYIGTGIAKLMDRKLRFAILWKMTAFTTTIPFLLYTVLALLFKVNDSYLGLFFIYSFAFLVAIISIYPKRRKKN from the coding sequence ATGATTTTTTTGCAAACGTTTCTCCATAGTATCAAACTGCCCTCCAAAAAGGCAACATTCTGGCTCAATCGGATTGGGATGGACATCGCCGTCATCTACATGTTTTTACTCTTGTTTATTGTCTCTGTGCCTTCCCTTGTTGACAGGGTGACATCTGCGGAGGGGATTAGTGCAGAATTAAATATATTCTTTCTGTTTATTTACTTTTTTATTTTCTATTACTTACCAATGACTGTTCTCGTTTTCATTATGATTTCTGTTATAGCTTATATTGGGACAGGAATAGCTAAGCTGATGGACCGAAAATTACGCTTCGCTATCCTTTGGAAAATGACGGCTTTTACAACAACGATTCCTTTTCTTTTATACACGGTACTTGCCTTACTATTCAAAGTGAATGATAGCTATCTCGGTTTATTTTTTATTTATTCCTTTGCATTTTTAGTTGCCATTATTTCTATATACCCGAAACGCAGAAAAAAGAATTGA
- a CDS encoding mechanosensitive ion channel family protein, producing the protein MAAKNEVDLGEDIEKVNEDIGHLWDFLVAPDLWISIGIAALKIFLIIIVALAFVRLSRKLVDRLFKRREKGPIRLTERRENTLKKLIKNVIAYVVYFIAIMMILDNVLGLQVGALLAGAGVAGLAIGFGAQNLVRDIISGFFIIFEDQFSVGDYVGVAGIEGTVEEIGLRTTKVLSWTGEMNILPNGNVTQVTNYSVHNGLSIVDINIPYESNVAEAEPLIEEIVETLPDKYDFIVGKPEIIGVQNLDVSHFVIRVIAETLPGFQWAGERNIRREIQHKLYQEGIEIPSPRIVMYSGNEKDNILDKNRERGQ; encoded by the coding sequence GTGGCTGCAAAAAACGAAGTAGATTTAGGTGAAGACATAGAAAAAGTAAATGAAGATATAGGCCATTTATGGGACTTTTTAGTAGCACCAGACCTATGGATTTCGATTGGAATTGCCGCATTGAAAATTTTTCTTATTATTATTGTCGCCCTGGCATTTGTGCGCCTATCCAGAAAGTTGGTTGACAGGCTGTTTAAACGCCGGGAAAAAGGGCCAATCCGGCTTACAGAACGTCGCGAAAATACGTTAAAGAAACTAATTAAAAATGTAATTGCATATGTTGTTTACTTTATTGCAATTATGATGATTCTGGATAATGTACTTGGATTACAAGTTGGAGCTCTACTAGCAGGGGCAGGAGTTGCCGGCTTAGCTATTGGTTTTGGAGCACAGAATCTCGTTCGGGATATTATTTCCGGCTTTTTCATTATTTTTGAAGATCAATTTTCTGTAGGTGATTACGTCGGAGTAGCGGGAATAGAAGGAACTGTAGAAGAAATTGGACTTCGTACTACAAAGGTACTTAGTTGGACTGGTGAAATGAATATTCTTCCTAATGGGAATGTGACACAGGTAACAAATTATTCTGTGCATAATGGATTATCTATTGTAGATATAAATATTCCATATGAAAGCAATGTGGCGGAAGCGGAGCCGCTCATCGAGGAAATCGTGGAAACCTTACCAGATAAATATGACTTTATTGTAGGGAAACCGGAAATTATCGGTGTACAGAATCTGGATGTTTCTCACTTTGTGATTAGAGTAATAGCAGAGACGCTTCCAGGTTTTCAGTGGGCAGGAGAACGGAACATCCGCAGGGAAATACAACATAAGCTTTATCAGGAAGGAATAGAAATACCATCACCACGAATTGTTATGTATTCCGGAAATGAAAAAGATAATATTTTAGACAAAAACAGAGAGCGTGGCCAATAA
- the ssb gene encoding single-stranded DNA-binding protein: protein MLNRVVLVGRLTKDPDLRYTPNGVAVANFTIAVNRPFSNQQGNREADFINCVVWRRPAENLANFMKKGSMIGVDGRVQTRTFEGQDGKTVFVTEIVADSVQFLESKGSSQDRGQGASGFQQNRNQNQFQPSQNQNQNQPQEDPFRNNGEPIDISDDDLPF from the coding sequence ATGTTAAATCGTGTCGTACTTGTCGGCAGGTTAACGAAGGATCCTGATTTACGTTATACACCAAACGGAGTTGCAGTAGCTAACTTCACCATAGCAGTTAATCGACCTTTTTCCAATCAGCAGGGCAATCGCGAAGCTGACTTTATTAACTGTGTCGTTTGGCGTAGACCGGCAGAAAATCTCGCTAATTTCATGAAAAAAGGTAGCATGATTGGTGTAGATGGCCGTGTACAAACACGTACATTTGAAGGACAAGATGGTAAGACTGTTTTTGTAACAGAAATTGTAGCAGACAGTGTACAATTTTTAGAATCAAAAGGCTCGTCTCAGGATAGAGGCCAGGGTGCATCAGGATTCCAGCAAAACAGAAACCAGAACCAATTTCAACCGAGTCAGAACCAAAACCAAAATCAACCTCAAGAGGACCCATTTAGAAATAATGGGGAACCTATCGATATATCAGATGATGATCTTCCTTTCTAA
- the ychF gene encoding redox-regulated ATPase YchF, translating into MALTAGIVGLPNVGKSTLFNAITQAGAEAANYPFATIDPNVGIVEVPDHRLNKLTELVKPKKTVPTAFEFTDIAGIVKGASKGEGLGNQFLSHIRQVDAICQVVRCFEDENITHVSGKVDPIEDIEVINLELILADLETVNKRIQRVEKLARQKDKEAVAEQTVLEKIKEGLEEEIPARALEYSEEQWKIVKGLHLLTSKPTLYVANVSEDEVADPDGNAYVQQVKEYAAKENAEVIVICAKIEEEISELDQEEKEMFLEDLGITESGLDKLIKASYNLLGLATYFTAGEQEVRAWTFRKGIKAPQAAGIIHTDFERGFIRAETVSYGDLMEAGAMAQAREKGKVRLEGKEYIVQDGDVIHFRFNV; encoded by the coding sequence ATGGCATTAACAGCAGGAATCGTCGGGCTTCCCAATGTAGGGAAATCAACACTTTTTAATGCTATTACACAAGCTGGAGCAGAGGCTGCAAACTATCCATTTGCTACCATTGACCCGAATGTGGGAATTGTTGAAGTGCCTGATCATCGCTTAAATAAATTAACGGAATTAGTAAAGCCGAAAAAGACAGTACCAACAGCATTTGAGTTCACAGATATAGCTGGTATTGTGAAAGGCGCAAGTAAAGGGGAAGGATTGGGGAACCAATTTTTATCTCATATTCGCCAGGTTGATGCAATCTGTCAGGTGGTGCGTTGTTTTGAGGATGAAAACATCACACATGTGTCAGGAAAAGTTGACCCAATTGAAGATATTGAAGTAATTAATTTAGAGTTAATTTTAGCAGACTTGGAAACTGTTAATAAACGGATCCAACGAGTAGAAAAATTAGCAAGACAGAAGGATAAAGAAGCAGTTGCAGAGCAGACAGTCCTTGAGAAGATAAAGGAAGGATTGGAAGAAGAAATTCCTGCTCGTGCATTGGAATATTCAGAAGAACAATGGAAGATTGTAAAAGGTCTTCACTTATTAACAAGTAAACCAACCTTGTATGTTGCAAATGTAAGTGAGGATGAGGTAGCTGATCCTGATGGTAATGCTTATGTCCAACAGGTGAAGGAATATGCTGCAAAGGAAAATGCGGAGGTTATCGTAATTTGTGCAAAAATCGAAGAAGAAATCTCTGAACTTGATCAAGAGGAAAAAGAAATGTTTCTGGAGGATTTGGGTATTACTGAGTCCGGTCTGGATAAATTGATCAAAGCTTCTTACAATCTACTTGGATTAGCAACTTATTTTACAGCTGGAGAACAAGAAGTACGTGCATGGACATTTCGTAAAGGAATCAAAGCACCACAGGCAGCAGGAATTATTCATACAGACTTTGAAAGAGGCTTTATCCGTGCAGAAACAGTTTCCTATGGTGACCTAATGGAAGCTGGCGCCATGGCCCAGGCTCGTGAAAAAGGAAAAGTCCGCTTGGAAGGAAAAGAATATATTGTGCAAGATGGAGATGTTATTCATTTCCGATTTAATGTCTAG
- a CDS encoding DUF554 domain-containing protein: protein MVLYGTLVNGVLIVVGSLLGLFFTKIPERYKETVMHGIGLAVILIGLQMAFSTEVIIIVLLSLLTGAVIGELLHVEEGLNRLGSWIGSKFASDKGDGFSVSQGFVTASLIFVIGAMSVIGALDSGIRGDHEILITKGVIDGFVALVLTTTLGYGVIFSVVPVVVYQGAIALLATQIDRWLPEAFLNGLIVELTAVGGLLILAIGLNLLKITNIRIGNLLPSILTVAFIYYNYQLFV from the coding sequence ATGGTTTTATATGGAACATTGGTAAATGGTGTATTAATTGTTGTAGGAAGTCTGTTAGGATTATTTTTCACAAAAATCCCGGAAAGATATAAAGAAACTGTTATGCATGGAATTGGGCTTGCTGTCATTCTAATTGGATTGCAAATGGCGTTTTCTACCGAAGTCATTATTATTGTGTTATTAAGTTTATTGACGGGTGCTGTAATTGGGGAATTATTACATGTGGAAGAAGGATTAAACCGTCTGGGTTCTTGGATAGGTAGCAAATTTGCCAGTGACAAAGGGGATGGCTTCAGTGTATCTCAAGGCTTTGTCACCGCTTCCCTTATATTTGTTATTGGTGCTATGTCTGTCATAGGTGCATTAGACAGTGGGATTCGTGGAGACCATGAAATTCTAATTACAAAAGGGGTTATTGATGGTTTTGTTGCACTTGTACTTACAACGACACTGGGCTATGGAGTTATCTTTTCTGTTGTTCCTGTAGTAGTATACCAAGGTGCAATTGCATTATTGGCAACACAAATAGATAGATGGTTACCAGAAGCGTTTTTGAATGGCCTTATTGTAGAGCTAACTGCTGTTGGTGGGCTGTTAATCCTGGCGATTGGGCTAAATCTATTAAAAATAACCAATATACGAATAGGGAATCTATTACCATCTATCTTGACTGTAGCCTTTATTTATTACAATTATCAGCTTTTCGTTTAA
- a CDS encoding membrane protein codes for MIRAGLKWMFLIIGTTIGAGYASGRELWQFFGHESGLAILLFIVFFSICCMVIMDISHKKKSTQYLPVLKEIVGLKLTGVYDVMIFLYLFTTTVVMIAGSGATGRAFNFPYIWGIGIMVFALIILFIKDINGLLSVNQFVLPLLLGGLLFVLIMFTYDQNLSLFSHWHEQRNWTAAFPFTALNILPLIAVLGAIGNKVKSKGEIVIACVGSGLILGIITYIYNNSLIQIADEILVYEIPLFAILKHYPLEMLIFMSVLLWFAIFTTAASGVLGIVTRVQEFFRLPLWLIVVITLITMLPLTAFGFSTLVSYLYPIYGILNLYVLVRLLLFPLWKRTDSRPTS; via the coding sequence ATGATACGTGCGGGGCTGAAATGGATGTTTTTAATTATAGGAACAACAATTGGGGCAGGATATGCATCAGGCAGGGAGTTATGGCAATTTTTTGGGCATGAAAGTGGACTGGCTATTCTATTGTTCATTGTTTTCTTTTCAATTTGTTGTATGGTAATTATGGATATAAGTCACAAAAAAAAATCAACACAATATTTGCCTGTGTTAAAGGAAATTGTTGGACTTAAATTAACCGGGGTATATGATGTCATGATTTTTTTATATTTATTTACAACGACTGTCGTAATGATTGCGGGGAGTGGGGCAACAGGAAGGGCGTTTAATTTCCCGTATATATGGGGAATAGGTATTATGGTATTTGCCTTGATTATTTTATTTATTAAGGATATAAATGGATTATTATCAGTTAATCAATTTGTGTTGCCTCTGTTATTAGGTGGACTGTTATTTGTATTAATCATGTTTACGTATGATCAAAATCTTTCTCTTTTTTCACATTGGCATGAGCAACGAAATTGGACAGCGGCATTTCCTTTTACGGCACTAAATATTTTACCGTTAATTGCTGTACTTGGTGCAATTGGCAATAAGGTGAAATCAAAAGGTGAAATTGTAATAGCATGTGTTGGAAGTGGCTTGATTTTAGGGATTATTACATATATATATAATAATAGTCTTATACAAATTGCGGACGAGATACTCGTATATGAAATTCCTTTATTCGCCATTTTAAAGCACTATCCATTGGAAATGCTTATTTTCATGAGTGTTTTATTATGGTTTGCTATATTTACAACAGCAGCCTCGGGTGTTTTAGGCATTGTAACAAGGGTGCAGGAATTTTTCCGGTTACCATTGTGGCTCATTGTTGTTATAACATTAATCACTATGCTGCCATTGACCGCCTTTGGCTTTTCAACCTTGGTAAGCTATTTGTATCCGATCTATGGGATACTAAATTTATATGTATTGGTCCGATTATTGCTTTTTCCATTATGGAAAAGAACGGATTCCCGTCCAACCTCATAA
- the yyaC gene encoding spore protease YyaC produces the protein MSLINRFKNKNESFRMYYQEAELNTSLGEKLISWFPSAPRDYIVVFIGTDRSTGDALGPLAGSLFSSLNPKHLTIYGTLHQPVHATNLQDYLDKIKLKHRNPFIIAIDACLGKNTSIGQLIAGTGPISPGAALNKRLPDVGDIHLTGVVNVSGFMEYAVLQNTRLSIVMDMATKISELLVYIDQRLCYQHAQPAIVLPINKEKTM, from the coding sequence ATGAGTCTTATAAATCGTTTCAAAAATAAAAATGAAAGTTTTCGTATGTATTACCAGGAAGCAGAGCTAAATACTTCCTTGGGAGAAAAATTAATCTCCTGGTTCCCTTCGGCTCCAAGAGATTATATTGTTGTTTTTATTGGAACAGACCGATCTACAGGTGATGCGCTTGGCCCACTGGCTGGCTCCCTGTTCTCTTCTCTCAATCCAAAACATTTAACCATCTATGGTACGTTGCATCAACCCGTGCATGCAACCAACCTGCAAGATTATCTGGATAAAATAAAATTAAAACATAGAAACCCCTTTATTATTGCAATAGATGCCTGTCTCGGCAAAAACACATCCATTGGTCAGCTGATAGCCGGGACAGGCCCAATCAGCCCTGGAGCTGCCTTAAACAAGCGTCTGCCCGATGTGGGAGATATTCATCTGACTGGAGTAGTTAATGTGAGTGGGTTTATGGAATATGCTGTATTACAAAATACCAGATTATCAATTGTAATGGATATGGCAACAAAAATCTCCGAGTTATTGGTATATATAGATCAGCGTCTTTGCTACCAACATGCCCAACCGGCAATCGTATTACCAATAAACAAAGAGAAGACAATGTAA
- a CDS encoding YybS family protein, whose protein sequence is MNQSKRLTEGALLTAIFIGLILVSVFVPVLSFFAMFVLPVPFVIYASRYDWRPSLIMLAVSMLLSILFATIFSLPITLLMGLGGIMIGSAIYRQLTPYETWARGTFGFIIGLLFAFVFTQYVFGVNWVNELESMMNESMDMTINTFEQFGMGEQTEEAREMLEASLDMLVNLLPVFIALIAIGLAFLSQWVSYKIIRRLDNKEIKFPPFRHLRFPVSLIWVYFFALIITLIVSEQSNIFHLAAENLLVLTGVLMAIQGFSFIFYYAHHKNMSKAIPILIVVLTILFPMLFFYLVRILGIIDLGFGLRDRLSKKE, encoded by the coding sequence ATGAATCAGTCAAAACGATTAACAGAAGGGGCACTTTTAACAGCTATTTTCATTGGATTGATATTAGTTAGTGTATTCGTTCCTGTTCTGTCTTTTTTTGCAATGTTTGTATTGCCGGTCCCATTTGTGATCTATGCATCACGTTATGACTGGCGGCCATCATTGATCATGCTGGCTGTTTCCATGTTGTTATCTATCCTGTTTGCTACCATATTTTCATTACCAATAACACTCCTTATGGGATTAGGCGGGATTATGATCGGAAGTGCGATATACCGTCAATTGACTCCATATGAGACATGGGCACGAGGAACATTTGGATTCATTATTGGTCTGCTGTTTGCTTTTGTCTTTACCCAATATGTATTTGGTGTGAATTGGGTAAATGAACTTGAGAGTATGATGAATGAATCGATGGATATGACGATAAATACGTTTGAACAATTTGGAATGGGTGAACAGACAGAGGAAGCTCGCGAAATGCTGGAAGCTTCTTTAGATATGCTTGTAAATCTGTTACCTGTATTTATTGCCCTAATTGCAATTGGATTAGCTTTTCTAAGTCAATGGGTAAGCTATAAAATAATTCGACGGTTGGATAATAAAGAGATTAAGTTTCCGCCATTTCGCCACTTGCGATTTCCTGTATCGCTAATATGGGTATATTTCTTTGCTTTGATTATCACGCTTATCGTTTCAGAGCAATCAAACATTTTTCATTTAGCGGCAGAGAACTTACTTGTGTTAACAGGAGTCCTCATGGCAATTCAAGGATTTTCATTTATTTTTTACTATGCACACCATAAGAATATGTCTAAAGCGATTCCGATCCTAATTGTTGTACTTACGATCCTATTTCCTATGCTGTTTTTCTATCTCGTACGGATTTTAGGTATTATTGATTTGGGATTCGGGTTAAGAGATCGTCTTTCAAAGAAAGAGTAG